GCTTCGATGAGTGTAATCCATGAGTGTCTTCATTGCTCCACACGTACACGATGGCATAGGCtcatatatttcaagttcatcCCAAAAACTTTTAAGTTTATTGTAATATTGACTTACCAAATCAGTATCTTGTGTGAGTGAGGAAATGGATTTGGTGAGTTGAAAGATTCTAGGAGCGTTTTGAATGGAGAATCGTTCCCGAAGGTCATTCCATACACTGGTGGCAGTTTCGGCATGTGCGATGCTTGAGCGAATCCAACTGAGTGTTGTATCCATGCAATCACCATATCATTACAACGTTCCCAAGGGGCATAAAGGGGATCTGCAGAGTTGGAAGGTTTTTGAATGTTGCCATCAATAAATCCAAGCTTATTTTTGATATTAAGTGCCCTGCGCATGGTTCTTGCCCAAGTTACATAATTTTCAGTAGTGAGCATATCTGGAACCAAGGGAGAAGAAGCTCCTTCTCCAGGCTGTATGTAATAGGGACTGGCGGGATGGTGGGGATTGGTCATAGGATTGGTAGTCATATCGGAAGCGAGGTTTTCTGTGTTTGAAGGTGTTTCGGTCATAGCTCTGGTACCATATTAATGGTTGCGcagatgaaagaagaaaaagaaaacagaggaatcgattggaggaagaagagaatAATGAAATGCTAAAAGTGTGAATAACTGAATTGTATTCCGTGGTAATTATCTGTGTACAAACGTGTACTGCTATTTATAGCTTACAAACCAAAAtactaaaaatgaataaaagaatgaatttaCAGCTCATGTTATCGTAACAGAAAAATATTCTTCATCTTGCCATTCTGTTTTTATCGGGAGGAACCGTAGGCATTTCCTTCAGTCCAATTCCATCTTGTGATTTCATCAAGATTCGgcccactgcctatgtcctcgcctcaagctaccccttgaggattcccaaattcactattcaacctccttcaggtggagatagaaacctattaaacctttgaacaacaccgctacaaatgatccgtgtagaacaccttctacacttgcaattaccttacacgtggtgattcaactattccccgtgtagaatactttctacacgcacaagggttatacacaccctttttctgatacaaaagctgatagtgggtaggttatcagaaaatactcatcaatgagtgagattagaacaatacagcgcaaactatatctttcaaaatgaataaggattaaggctcaatgcttagagaagagagaatgaaagttttgaatgaatgttgtatgttctggatgttgtaaatgtgaaactcttaaatgatctatttataggcatatgagatttcatattcaaatttaaaaaaattcacatgtcaaaaacaacatcattcactttttcaaaaaattcaaataaaaggttcttctttttcaattgtcaaagacaacatcattcacttttaaaaaaaatcaaacctaatcttttacttttggcatatgacaaaatgagcacactttccttttcaaaaaattcaaacctaatcttttactttttgcatatgacaaaatgagcacattttacttttcaaatttttcaaacaaaatcatctatcttttgtataagtctaaaaaagcatcaatcacttttgaaaatattcaaataaaacatgcacatgtgaaagatgataatcaatcatctttaatattttcaaagttcaaccctttaatcaaggcatgcacatgcaaaagatgacaatcaatcatctttcaaaattttcaaatttaattttcaaaaatattcatgcacatgtggaagatgtattttaatactttatgataaaatattaattttgagcattaatcctaatttcgaattttaagagatttacaacattactctatgactttaatgtgaacttgtttccttcttactcatgcttggttctttgatgtgcttgattccattgtgtgaacaacttgagtttgaaactcctttattttttgaattcatttgttatcatcaaaatccatgtgtagatttataatcacataaaacttgaaaccttgggttcaatatAGTGgattctactcttttttaaaacgactgtaCAATAATTATGTACTCCACgattatatctagcattactcttttactCGAGAATTATTGTATCTGAAATAATAAAAGGAGGAGCAAAGACCATTTAACCCGCAAGAAAAGAGAATTTCTTGCACCTTAGCTGATTAACGCTTTCTAATATGGATGATGGACACAAAAATTAAaacgaaataaataaagaaaaaagataaattgttataaactatcttgaattgtatgaccatatttatctagtcgtcaaatgcatagtgcatagtgctagcatagtgagctagcatagtcccctttgtacgcctatatatatcgttgaattctttaagaaattcataagtttgatatacagatcaataagagaacatctctcattctctctcaaccTCTCTGAGTTCTCTTTCTATCGttgaatttctttctttattttgattgatttacaatacgttatcagcacgatgctgaagaaaaaaaaaaaaaaaagttctactGCCGCATGGTTCTTGATTTTCTATCTCCATCTCTctgttcttctttcttcttcacctTGCTGCTGAGCTGCAGATTTCATGGAGCCACAGCCATGAATTCGAACCCGGAAGAGAGGCCATCTCTCAGCATCAACCCAGTTTTTCTTTGGGGCTCTCGGTGGTCTTGGTCAATTCGATATCATCACCAGAGCTAGGGTCTTGCTACAACCTAACACGTCTTCTCCCTTCTCCTACAAAGACAAACCCCACAAAATCTTCCCCAATTTCCGAAGATGCTGAGCTAAAAAGCAAAGCAAAAACTTCAAGCTAAAGAATCCCAaagcaaaagcaaaataaaaatgttttgagcTCCTGGGATTTGGGAGTTCCTACCTCCGAAAAGAATCTTCTATAACGATATTGCACGAAAATTTCTATATTTGGGTGCCCGAGAAGGCTGGAGCTTCAGGGAGGAGGTCTAAGCCGGGGGCTTCATCGGTGTAGAACCCAAGCATGTTGCCACCGGGGCCAGAACCGCCGCCAATCCCCCCAGAGCTGGCTGTAGCAGAAGCTGCGCCGACCCGACGACGGCGCATGCCAGCCGTCGCAGCAGCAGAACCGCGCGGAGCCATGAGTCCGGGCCTGGAGGTCGAGGAAGATGATGAATGGGACTGAGATGAACCTCTTACCATTGTTACATAGCGAGCTGAACAAGAAGAGAATCTGTTTGTGTATGCGTTGGTTGCGCGTGAGGGAGCGAGAAAGGGATTGAGGTCGGAGACAGGGAGCACCGCTCGTTCGAGATTTCTTATCATTTGGTCTCTTGAAGAGGCTTACCGGTTAGAGAAGAGCCTTTTTGCACTACGATCCGGGTCACTTTCTTGATTGCTGCTGCGGGGCCTGCCATTGATGGCATGAAGCAGATGGCTATTGCCTAGGGCAAGATTTCCAACCTTGAAGGCTTCGTTTGCCAGATGTGCACGGTGACAGGGGTTTCCTGGAGTTATTATTTCTTGCACAGATTCAAACCAAACATCAGGCTCAGCAATGGAGTTTTTCCTACAGGacaagaaaattcaaaaggCGTGGGGCTTGTCGGCAGCATTTGAATAAGGGTGCTGGAGTCCATGAACGTGGCCGACTTCACTGACAATAAATCTCACATACAATTTACAAGAGTGAATCTTTATCATTTTGGCTTTGTGCGACAAAGTCACTAAAGGAAAcgtggaagtttgaaaaaaaaaagaaaaagaaaaaaaaagtcagaAAAAGGGGCGTttgttgatgaaaataaaataaaaaatgataaaagttaaaaatgaaTGGGTGGAAGAAGACGTCCATTATAACTCCtcttttcttatattattatattttttattttatattattatatcttgaaaaagtatagatataaaaagaaaagtttgatTTATTTAGTGCAGTGGATACCTACGCAAGCAACTTAGTGTTGTGAGGTGAGTGTTGCTATAAAGTTTTCCTACTCAGTTTTGCAAGTTGCTAGCAAAGGACAGGCAGCCTGGTAAATCATGTGGAGTGGGGTCCAAATACCATCAAGCCAATTTCGGTGGAGTTCAAAGTAAACCTATATGACAGAGTTCGAACAGGATTCAGTGGGCATTTTTACtccaagtaagtttttcaatatatcatttgaaatctttaaagtaaatattggtgaattaaaattttcataatttacatatcaattatatctgtgaataattttattcacataatttagatacaagttttatttattctttttgtacttgttatgaattattgatgatataatttattttagaatgAAAATAGAGCATCCCTAAAGGAtcatgtaccaaaaactcattatgatttatgcacctaaagttgcataattgaaattgtgaaaaaaaatatatatttgaatgaacgtctcgaatgtgctcctgaagtagcaatatcgagtatgctcctgaagtagcaatatgaaatgcaaacgttcacaatatattctaaatttgtatcaggtctttcagtaactgagcaaaataatgagtttttgataagaatcattagtcacgtcttactagatctatattattccctgaagtgaatgataatggatttatatcattttattccctgaagtgaaaagaatgatgcgttttatTCAAAGAAAGTAAGAGATTGGacatgataatgaatatcttttccgggccagaagctcgtattggaaaaagcTGTAaattttctctttgagatgatattatacaaattattgaatcaaatattatgatgcatcaaaaggtgatatgattcaaaatatttgtatcttttaatggttatcttgatcatccaaaatcaattacgataagtcgaatgatttttatatggacgtctataaaagaaccagaagattcttttactataaaatcttaccaccagaagtggaaagaaaaatttgccagaagcaaataagatgaaataattcgacattatcttgattattatatgtgaaccagaagttcagatgataattaaattttggatgcaataagataaaaatgtctcatattctagctgctaaaattccagcggggattgaagtccctgtaggacaattaagaaattcagcagtctaaatacatgtctaaaggcatgtgagacgtattgatacaaaagatagaacatctcaaaagagaaagacacaaataatttggtgctcctgaagaggccatacccacaaaaacaagcaataaagtctatccaaattctctgtataaaattctcctatataaactcttgaagagtgcctcctgaagaggtttttcatgaaaatgtcttcccttgaagagggacaggtacctgaaaataacgagatctcgatacatttcatgaatattggagaaattatggatagaaataaaatcgttgtcgacaacgtatttccatatgagatggcaattgacattaccagaaataatgataaaagtgaatcaagaaccgtcgaagaatacgacgtaaaatattgaccaaaattgaaagaaacaattcctgcagaattgattcactagtaaaatatgatgcatcgggaattatagtccaaacacctaaagaggtgatgcttgttgaatgtcagtgggtatttatagaaaggaaataaaaatgtgatatataaatcacgagtcagtttctcaattcctgcagaattgatatgcagaattgatatcactaagtaaaatgtgataaatattgacttgaaatccaaatacctaaagaggtgatttttgtcaaatatcagtggatatttatatacatgatataaaaagcttgaaacttttaatatgaaaatgtgatatagaaatcacaagttagtttctcgaagaaacaatattgatatgattttaaagtggttgatattgagatttttagcttgaaagttaccgagagtttggatatgcatgattaactgcatatttatatggatcattggatcatgatatatatatgaaaatccctgaaggatagaaaatgtctgaaacttctaatatgaatacatctgtaaatatgtattctatcaagtttcaaagatccttatatgatctaaagcaatccaaacgcaaatgaaaacaagctattattacagtttatatatatgatttaaatgtcattgaggctccagaagagctcatgaaaactgcacatatttgaaatataaatctgaaacccttgcggcttcaaggggaagatggatgatattattaattctgaaatatcatctcttaaatacaattagtatttcagattcatattatgggtttgatatgaagtgtgtattattaaagaagaaataaaaggaagcacacagaacatttaccaaaagatagaaacacaaatatgaatatttgtgaaatattattttattatcttgaaacaagaattacagaaatttaaggcattttgcctcattcttcaaatgctcttgttcttcaagaatctgcatggcatccctatctaaagtgGTGGGCAattgaaaagaagatttaagcaaggattttaaattcctattctcttgctttattgattctatcttcatgttggactccagaagaagtcgctgaagtatagcaatattcttgtggagatcgtcaactccacaaggtctggattgcagtcgctgagaaaatgcgacaatggatgatgagtatcgggtaccgagactcacaagctcatagatagcttcattatctgccctacgagtcagatcattatattgcatgatagcacctgtggtagaagcaggaacagctgatgaacgaggtgcagagtacctcatatattggccatgagaagatcgctgagccattgcagagtaaaaatgcagaaagagattgcagagtaaaaatgcagtatgattacagaaaagtgaagaagatgagatgtgaatgaagatgagctgaatatctcttttatagagaaaattatgatacaacatctctcgtgaagcaagagaaaagagacgaaatatagcttcatagctctgcggcgccagacagcacgcctgacaactgaggcgcctgacagcacgcccgACAGCTGCAGCACCTAACAGCatgcctgacacctacagaggagttgaaaatctgcggtgcttgtctgatctcaaaaggctggccaccgtttttattaaaaatgaggttaacggtttaatgttgatgaattctccactaactgtgttatttacaagaactccagaagagtacaactccagaagagtagtgatcagcagaaagatccagttgtgattattttatcaacatggatcaagtccacagttagttggatgtacaaatgcgagttatctttcagatacacacaagaagatcattgcaattcatgagaagaaagttgaaattgatatcaagaaggtacggtcaagtagaaaaaaaaatctggcagatttattcactaaagcattaccaactgcaacatttaagaagattatgcagaacattggaatgcggaggtttgaagacctgttatcatgcacttttcaggggaagtaatgtcttgaagacttgtgctgattgtactctttttccttcgctaaggttttatcccactgggttttcctttgcaaggttttaatgaggcaatcctaaagcactcggcgatacatataaataatgtactctttttccttcgccattagttttttcccacagggtttttccttaacaaggttttaacgaggcatattctttaaatatggtcatccaaaggggaagtgttataaactatcttgaattgtatgactatatttatctagtcgtcaaatgcatagtgcatagtgctagcatagtgagctagcatagtcccctttgtacgcctatatatatcgttgaattatttaagaaattcataagtttgatatacagatcaataagagaacatctctcattctctctgaGTTCTCTTTCTATCGttgaatttctttctttattttgattgatttacaATATAAATATCATTCTTCAGCTTTTATTATATCGGTTACACTTGTTATATGGCATATTTTCTCTCAATCATACACGCTAACGTGACacatttacataattttatatatcaacaaAAGTCCATTTAAAGTATATGTGttttaaaatgtaaaatgaaaaaaattatttatcgtgatttttattattatctccTCCATATCTTTAAATATGTGATTAAATAATTggtcttttattaaaatataacagATAATCTTGAATCATTTAATACGAAATAGTAAAAAGGTAAGGATGATGATAAAAGATatagtaaatattattattttaacattttttatataattttctttcaatcttatataaatatgatatgaGATATGCTATTTATCATCTCGTATTATACATATttgacatattttaaaattattttttattttattttattcttattcaaCTTATTATTCATACACCAGAGGAAAGAAAattagaggaaaaaaattaaagtaagtATAATAtgatagaaaaatatagttgcaagcataattatgtattaGTCTGTGtgttaatatgatgtgattggttaaaaagtaaattttattgaaaacaatattaatttaaattttaagtatgaataaattaatattggtatacagattaatgCGCGATTATGcttatatgtagtaaaactctaaTGTGATAGGCAGAGATTATTTCCAATCCGGAGGATAATATTGTCTTTTTCTGTTTACCTTAAAATTACTTGAATTCTGAATTGCGAACATTGAAACCACAAGCCTGCAGCTGAATTAGAGTCGGTGAAGATAATGCCATGCCTGTACACATCTTTGATGCCCACTTCTTATCCTCCGAAACTCGGAGTTTCAAATTCTCAGTTAACGTTTTCTATTGCTCAAACACAAACCCATTTCAAAGAGAATACCAGTGATTCCGTGGATGTCAAACTCCCTCTACCTTCTCATGTGAAATCCATTACCAGCGCTTCAAACCCATTTGTGAAGCACTGCATCAAGCTGCGCCACAGCACTTCTTACCGCCATTCCCATGGTTCAGTTCTCGTTGTGGGCGCTACCACTGTAAGGTTTCATGCTTATCCCTCTCTCTTTGATCTCAATTTATCTGGGTTCTACGTTGCAATCGATTAAGTAGCTCAAAGTTCAAATGGGTATAAAGCATTTTTCTTCCTTCGCTTTTGGTTGCTGAGAATATGTGGGACTGTAAAAGGAAattgattcttttaatttttgtagtcTGTTGTCTTGGCTTCCAAGAACTAGAAAAATCCAAGTGAATTATGCCAGGGACTTTGTAGTTGTCATTAACTGGCCATTTCTCAAATGAATTCCTGCTTTCCTGTTTTCCGGATGCTTAGAAGAGTAGCAAAATTGAAATAGAATTCATGATGGAGGGGAAAAAAATGGACAGAAAATTGAATGTCATGATACGTATTTTGGTGTTTGGTTTCCAAAAATTCATGATGGTGACACTATATATAGTTCGGTCCGATGTAATGAAAATTGTAATGGTATATCTACATGTAAAAGTATTAGTCTTTATGAGGGATAGTCATTGCATGTTTATCTTTTTTAGGGAAATATACAAGTTTCAACAGTCTTTGCAAGAGAAAACTGTGGAAATGGATTGTTTACTTCTACTTGATAAAGCCGAGGTTCCTGAAGGGATAGATAGTTTCCCCGGACGTATTGTGCGTGTGAGCGCTGCAGTGATGAAAAAGCTTTCTGGTTTGAAGTCAACTGAATCTATTGATGCGATTGCCCTGATGAGAATTCCTACCAGGTTCTTCAATCTAGAAAATGATCAAGACAAGGCAGATTGTCGAAGATGGTTCCCATACCCACATCGAATTCTAGTTCTCGATGGAATCCAGGTGATTTTTTACACTTTTCCAGAGTAGTTCTCACTATTTCAGAACTTCTCGGTCAGCTTTTCTCCTCATGAGGTAGCCTTGCATTTTTGTGCAATAAATAGATGATCATCCCTTGTCTATTTGGTTTCTGAAGACTGCTAAAAAACAAAGAGGGTGATTTTGGAGGCCTCTTTAGTCTTCTGCTCAGTGGAGATTTTCTACATATGAAAGCTGTATTATTAGAAATTATAGAATAAAAATGACAATGAAGAGGATTTCTAtcccaaattttctttttcttttaggtACAGTCATATGAAGCCAAGAGTTTATAATGCCTCAAGGCTGCAACTTGGTAACCTGATAAATAATTTGTCATTGAATCTAAAAGAAACCTAAATATTTAAGTACACGGAAGTGTTAGACTAATATTAGCATATTCTCTCAATCAATTTTAAATAGTGCTGATATTAGTTTAACAAGTATGCAAGACAAAAACCCCAAAGCAAATAAAGCATGAAATGCATTTGGTTGAAGAAAATTGTTGGAACAAAATATTGGAACTAATTGGATTCACCTTCATCTCTTcccttcaattaaaatacataaaatgctATTTCTAAGATGCTCTTTACTCTCTGGGTTATAATTGCGGGCAATTGGATTCAGGAAACTTTTGAGCATCTGTGTCACTAACTCAATAGTTTTACTCGCTGCAGGATCCAGGAAACCTTGGTACATTACTCAGATCAGCTTTGGCCTTTAGATGGGTATGGAATAAGCTGCAATCTGAAATTATGTCTTCTGTATACATTTCCCTCCCCCCACCTTATTTTATGTACTATGCATATGCTTCTCCAACAACCCACTGCATATTTCTGAACTCCAATTGTACTCAAAGCTTCAAAGGTAACATAAAGTGATATTTACTTCTCACGAGTCTCAATCAAGACCAGTTTGAATCCCAACTATTTGTTGCTGTTTGTTGTTACTTGAGGATCACTTATTGATTAGAAACTTGACAGTTTTTTATGCCTTCACCCTGATCTGTTTGATAATTTGAGACTTCTCAATAAAAGATATCTCAAGTCCTAACGATTTAAGGGtcttacttatcaaaaccaGCAATCTTTTCATCCTTCAGTAAATTATCCCAAACTTCCTTTTACTGAACAGCAGGATCAATGGTGAGcccaaaaatcaataaaattccTATGACCCAATCATTTAATGCTGCTGTTTCTTGCCTGACATGAGCTATATGTTTTCCATCTATATTTTTAAAGGAAGTCTAATAATATGGGAGCTATTGCCCAACAGGGTGGTGTTTTTCTACTTCCTGGTTGTTGTGATCCATTTAATGGGAAAGCACTTCGAGCTAGCCGAGGAGCCTCCTTTCAGATCCCCATAGTTTGCGGGAGTTGGATCCATCTTGAAGCCCTTGTAAACGAATTTCAAATGAAGGTGCTAGCCGGCCATCCAAAGAGTACTGGAGATTTAAAGCCAGTGTCTCAGCTTTCTAAAGGGCTAGCCGATTCTTTAGTAGATTTTCCTTTGTGTTTGGTATTGGGTAGTGAAGGGAGTGGCCTGTCAGAGAAATCTCGGCATGTATGTGATCTTGTGAGCATTCCAATGACTGGAGAGTTTGAGTCTCTGAATGTTTCAGTTGCAGGTGGGATATTGATGTATATGCTGTCAGCCTAAGAACCACTAACCAGAGATCTGTCATTACAATTATCtttttgaaggaaaattaaTTGTGCACGGGCAAGGATCCAATTTTTAACTGTTGATACACTGTGTCCATGCACAATCCGTGTATTTTGCCTTTGGATGTATCAGTACTCTTTTTAGAAGCTAACCATGGAGCTCAAGCATGTTGAGTAGCCACATAGGAAAGGAAAGGtacagtcttttctttcatttgttatCGTTTGTGTTGAAATACTAAgctctttattatattttctgcaTGTGGAGCAATTACATGATTGCCTTTTATAGAGGCTGTGCTACAAAGAATCCAGAATGttctcaatacaaaaataggAGTGATCGGTTTGTACAATGACAGCTAATCAAACGAGTGCAATATTCAGGAGTGCATTGTGCATGCTCTGCAGAGTTTGTTACGCAGAGATAAAACTCAAATTCTACTGCTGTGAGGTATTGTTGCTCACTGTGGGTGCAGGGGTAACTTTGTCCTTAACATCCCCCCTCAAGTCGAGCGGCAAAGTTTGGAGCTGAAGACTTGAACACAACGATGCGAACCGAGACGACGAAAGAGGTTTAGTAAGCAGATCGGCAAGCTGATATTTTCCAGAAATGAAGGCTACCcttaaggatttgttttgcaccCGATTTCGCACGAAATGAAAATCTATTTCGACATGCTTAGTTCGTGCATGGAAAACGGGATTAGAGGACAGGTACGTGGCTCCCATGTTGTCGCAATATAGTAGGGGTGAACTTGTTAAAGGAACACCAAGATCACGACAGAGGTGTTGAAGCCAGATGATTTCGGCAGTGGCATTTGCAACGGCTTTAAATTCAGCTTCGGTTGATGATCTAGCAACTGCTGGTTGTTTCTTTGAGGACCAAGAAACAAGATTAGAGCCGAGGAACATGCAGTAGCCACTTGTAGAACGCCGATCATCTGGGCATCCTGCCCAATCGGCATCAGACCAAGCTGTAAGATGTGCAGAAGATGATGGGGATAATTGCAAGCCGACAGTGGACGTATGCTTGAGATAGCGAAGGATTCGCTTGACTGCTTGCCAATGAGGCACACGGGGGCTATGCATGAATTGACAGACTTTCCCGACGGCGAAGGCAAGATCAGGCCATGTAAAGGATAGATACTGCAGAGAGCCAACTGTGCTGCGATATAACGTAGAATTTTCGAATGGTTGACCAGAAAAAGCGCTGAACTTCTCAGACGTAGACATGGGGGTCTTGACTGGTTTTGCATGTTGCATATTTGTTCGGTGCAGCAAGTCATTGATGTATTTATGCTGTGTCAGAAGAAGACCCTTGACATTATAAGAAGCCTCGACACCAAGAAAGTAATGCAGTTTGCCCAAGTCAGTGATGGGAAAGTCACGGCGCAAAGCTTGGATGAGCTCAGAGATATATTGCATGGAAGACCCGGTGACCAatagatcatcaacatatactaaAATAAAAGTAGTGATGTTGGCAGAGTGACGAATGAATAGAGAAGAGTCTGCTGTAGAGATCGTAAAACCAAGGTCGACTAGCCGTGAGCTTAGACGTGCATACCAAGCACGAGGTGACTGTCGAAGGCCATAGATggctttatttaatttgcagaCAAATGATGGATACTGAG
This genomic window from Carya illinoinensis cultivar Pawnee chromosome 7, C.illinoinensisPawnee_v1, whole genome shotgun sequence contains:
- the LOC122316789 gene encoding uncharacterized tRNA/rRNA methyltransferase YsgA, whose protein sequence is MPCLYTSLMPTSYPPKLGVSNSQLTFSIAQTQTHFKENTSDSVDVKLPLPSHVKSITSASNPFVKHCIKLRHSTSYRHSHGSVLVVGATTVREIYKFQQSLQEKTVEMDCLLLLDKAEVPEGIDSFPGRIVRVSAAVMKKLSGLKSTESIDAIALMRIPTRFFNLENDQDKADCRRWFPYPHRILVLDGIQDPGNLGTLLRSALAFRWGGVFLLPGCCDPFNGKALRASRGASFQIPIVCGSWIHLEALVNEFQMKVLAGHPKSTGDLKPVSQLSKGLADSLVDFPLCLVLGSEGSGLSEKSRHVCDLVSIPMTGEFESLNVSVAGGILMYMLSA